A single Marinobacter sp. es.042 DNA region contains:
- a CDS encoding NAD(P)/FAD-dependent oxidoreductase: protein MDNLHHIVVVGGGAGGLELVTSLGNKLGKKRKARITLVDSGLTHVWKPLLHEVASGSLDASANEINYRAHARKHHYEFQLGRMSGLDRDSKKVVIAPFHDVDGTEVVPERHIPYDTLVIAVGSTANDFGTPGAQDNCLFLDSLKQARRFHNLMLNAFLRKNHEAFQGAEHTLNISIIGAGATGVELAAELRLASRELPVYGMNHLQPSDVSISVIEAADRILPALPGRLSAAATRELEHQRVKVLTGQPVSEVRPSTVVMKDGTELPSEMTIWAAGIKAPAFLAELEGLEVNRSNQLVVEQTLQTTQDANIFAFGDCAACPQPDSDLPVPPRAQAAHQQADTLFKTLCNRLDNGEAVPFVYNDHGSLINFSRYTTVGNLMGNLSGRSMYIEGKVARMFYLSLYRMHQVALHGMFRTGIIWLMDKISRAMQPRLKLH from the coding sequence ATGGATAACCTTCATCACATTGTTGTGGTCGGCGGTGGCGCCGGCGGTCTCGAACTTGTTACCAGCCTCGGCAACAAACTGGGTAAAAAGAGAAAAGCCAGAATCACGCTGGTGGATTCCGGTCTGACCCACGTCTGGAAGCCCCTGCTGCACGAAGTTGCCTCCGGTTCCCTGGATGCCAGCGCGAACGAGATCAACTACCGCGCCCATGCCCGCAAACACCATTACGAATTCCAGCTCGGCCGCATGAGCGGACTGGACCGCGATAGCAAGAAAGTGGTCATAGCCCCGTTCCACGATGTCGACGGTACAGAGGTCGTTCCCGAACGCCATATCCCCTACGACACACTGGTGATTGCCGTGGGCAGCACCGCCAACGACTTTGGCACGCCCGGCGCCCAGGACAACTGCCTGTTTCTGGACAGCCTCAAACAGGCCCGGCGCTTTCACAACCTGATGCTCAACGCCTTTCTGCGCAAGAATCATGAGGCGTTTCAGGGTGCTGAGCACACCCTGAATATCAGCATCATCGGCGCGGGTGCCACCGGTGTGGAACTGGCGGCAGAATTGCGACTGGCGTCCCGCGAGCTGCCGGTATACGGCATGAACCACCTTCAGCCCTCGGACGTTTCCATTTCCGTGATCGAGGCCGCTGACCGTATTCTTCCGGCCTTGCCGGGCCGGCTGTCTGCAGCGGCCACCAGGGAGCTGGAACACCAGCGCGTGAAAGTACTGACCGGCCAGCCGGTGAGTGAGGTACGGCCCAGTACGGTCGTGATGAAAGACGGCACCGAATTACCCTCGGAAATGACCATCTGGGCAGCGGGCATCAAGGCCCCGGCCTTCCTGGCCGAGCTGGAAGGTCTGGAGGTGAACCGGAGCAATCAGCTGGTGGTGGAACAGACCCTGCAAACCACCCAGGATGCCAATATCTTCGCCTTCGGCGACTGCGCTGCCTGTCCGCAACCGGATTCCGACCTGCCGGTTCCCCCCCGGGCCCAGGCTGCGCACCAGCAGGCAGACACCCTGTTCAAGACCCTCTGCAACCGCCTGGACAATGGCGAGGCTGTGCCCTTCGTCTACAACGACCACGGTTCGCTGATCAATTTCAGCCGCTACACCACCGTCGGCAATCTGATGGGCAACCTGTCCGGCCGCAGCATGTACATCGAGGGCAAGGTGGCCCGCATGTTCTACCTGTCCCTCTACCGGATGCATCAGGTAGCCCTGCATGGCATGTTCCGCACCGGGATCATCTGGCTGATGGATAAAATCAGTCGTGCCATGCAACCCCGACTCAAACTACACTAG
- a CDS encoding potassium/proton antiporter — MDPTLTLIGALMLVISIVLSPLSSRVGMPVLLIFLVVGMMMGEDGPGGIQFDDFELAFLIANLALGVILLDGGMRTRAETFRVGLKPALVLATLGVAMTAAGAAVVAWWVFDLHWLTALLIGAIISSTDAAAVFSLLQGRGLHLNERVSATLEIESGSNDPMAIFLTLMLVTLIGNDGDHAGWAVLTMLVQQFGVGAVAGIIGGFAVVELANRIRLTPSLYPLLVAAAGISVFSATNALGGSGFLAIYLTGVVIGNRHVRMMPMILQVHDGLAWLAQLCLFLMLGLLVTPSDLIPLAGGGLILALSLIFIIRPLTVMLTLWPFAFNRRELGFISWVGLRGAVPIVLALFPIIADLPEAQLVFHAAFFIVLVSLLVQGTTMTPLARKLRLEVPAGEDPYRRLPLDAAAAGDHELMLFPLRGESWETPRRLGQLRFPENTAVAGVFRNRVCLQPKADLEVSNGDMVAMFATPDVLPELGKALSGRHAPQYLAERAFFGDFVLNGDALLGDVEQVYGIEFDDLPPELSLAECFAKRTKGHPVVGDVVILGPVKLVARATNADQVTKVGLKMDSSQNG; from the coding sequence ATGGATCCCACCCTGACTCTGATTGGCGCCCTGATGCTGGTCATCAGTATTGTGCTCAGCCCGCTTTCCAGCCGGGTGGGCATGCCGGTGCTGCTGATCTTTCTGGTGGTCGGCATGATGATGGGCGAGGACGGCCCGGGTGGCATCCAGTTCGACGATTTCGAGCTCGCGTTTCTGATTGCCAATCTGGCGCTGGGCGTGATCCTGCTGGACGGCGGCATGCGCACCCGTGCCGAAACCTTCCGCGTGGGGCTGAAACCCGCCCTGGTGCTCGCTACGCTCGGGGTCGCGATGACCGCCGCTGGTGCCGCAGTTGTGGCCTGGTGGGTATTCGACCTGCACTGGCTGACGGCCCTGCTGATTGGCGCCATCATCTCATCCACCGATGCCGCCGCCGTGTTTTCACTGCTTCAGGGGAGGGGCCTGCACCTGAACGAACGGGTCAGTGCCACCCTGGAGATCGAATCCGGCAGTAACGACCCCATGGCGATTTTCCTGACCCTGATGCTGGTCACGCTCATCGGTAACGATGGCGACCACGCGGGCTGGGCGGTCTTGACCATGCTGGTGCAGCAGTTCGGTGTCGGCGCCGTTGCCGGGATTATTGGCGGCTTCGCCGTGGTTGAGCTGGCCAACCGGATCCGCCTGACGCCTTCGCTGTATCCCCTTCTGGTCGCTGCTGCTGGCATCTCGGTGTTTTCTGCCACAAACGCCCTCGGCGGCAGCGGGTTTCTGGCCATTTATCTGACCGGCGTGGTGATCGGTAACCGCCATGTCCGGATGATGCCGATGATCCTGCAGGTGCACGATGGTCTGGCATGGCTGGCCCAACTGTGCCTGTTCCTGATGCTCGGACTGCTGGTAACGCCCTCCGATCTGATTCCGCTGGCCGGCGGCGGGCTGATCCTGGCCCTCTCGCTGATCTTCATTATCCGCCCGCTGACGGTCATGCTCACCCTCTGGCCGTTTGCCTTCAATCGCCGCGAGCTTGGTTTCATCAGCTGGGTCGGCCTCAGGGGTGCGGTGCCGATTGTACTGGCCCTGTTCCCGATCATCGCCGACCTGCCGGAAGCCCAACTGGTCTTCCACGCGGCTTTCTTTATCGTGCTGGTCTCGCTACTGGTTCAGGGCACCACCATGACGCCACTGGCCCGGAAGCTCCGCCTGGAGGTGCCCGCCGGCGAGGACCCTTATCGAAGGCTCCCACTGGACGCGGCCGCTGCGGGGGACCACGAGTTGATGCTCTTTCCCCTCCGTGGCGAGAGCTGGGAAACACCACGCCGCCTCGGTCAACTGCGGTTTCCGGAAAACACTGCGGTAGCCGGGGTATTCCGCAATCGGGTTTGCCTTCAGCCGAAAGCAGACCTGGAAGTATCCAATGGCGACATGGTGGCCATGTTCGCAACCCCGGACGTATTGCCGGAACTGGGCAAAGCCCTCAGCGGCAGGCACGCGCCCCAATATCTTGCCGAGCGGGCATTCTTCGGTGACTTCGTGCTCAACGGTGATGCCCTGCTGGGCGATGTTGAGCAGGTATATGGCATCGAATTTGACGACCTGCCTCCGGAACTGTCCCTCGCTGAATGCTTTGCCAAACGGACAAAGGGGCACCCGGTGGTTGGCGATGTTGTCATTCTTGGACCGGTCAAGCTCGTTGCCAGGGCCACCAATGCAGATCAGGTAACCAAAGTGGGACTGAAGATGGACAGTTCACAAAATGGTTGA
- a CDS encoding L,D-transpeptidase family protein, protein MSIFRALLSSLALLCMAAAPTAFATELLAKADTRMPVATMYEPADIQNVSRVVVRKGERRLYLMDGEDVVRSYRISLGDNPEGHKLYEGDERTPEGDYTLDWRNAESDFYKSIHISYPSERDRELASAWGLDPGGSIMIHGLPNNVGDMAFAYTGLDWTDGCIAVTNEEMDEIWQLVSNGTPISIHP, encoded by the coding sequence ATGAGCATTTTCCGCGCCCTATTATCCAGCCTCGCCCTGCTCTGCATGGCCGCTGCTCCAACCGCCTTTGCAACCGAGCTGCTGGCCAAGGCCGACACCCGGATGCCGGTTGCCACCATGTATGAGCCCGCGGACATTCAGAACGTCAGTAGGGTGGTGGTTCGCAAGGGTGAGCGCCGTCTGTACCTGATGGATGGCGAGGACGTGGTTCGCAGCTACCGCATTTCCCTGGGCGACAATCCGGAAGGCCACAAGCTGTACGAGGGTGACGAGCGCACACCGGAAGGCGATTACACCCTGGACTGGCGCAATGCCGAGAGCGATTTCTACAAGTCCATCCACATCTCCTACCCCAGTGAGCGAGATCGGGAACTGGCATCCGCCTGGGGCCTGGACCCCGGTGGCAGCATCATGATCCACGGCCTGCCCAATAACGTGGGCGACATGGCTTTTGCCTATACCGGCCTGGACTGGACCGATGGCTGCATCGCCGTCACCAACGAAGAGATGGACGAAATCTGGCAACTGGTGTCCAACGGAACTCCCATCAGCATTCACCCATGA
- a CDS encoding Lpp/OprI family alanine-zipper lipoprotein, with amino-acid sequence MRKLTIAGIALATALTAGCATTDQGALDEANATASSAERTAENALNTANSAASSARTAQQTAEEALAAAKAAQKAADEANERAKRMLERASQK; translated from the coding sequence ATGCGTAAACTGACGATCGCCGGGATTGCACTGGCAACTGCTCTGACTGCAGGTTGTGCCACCACTGACCAGGGCGCACTCGACGAAGCGAATGCAACCGCCAGCTCCGCTGAGCGCACTGCAGAAAATGCACTGAACACCGCTAACAGCGCTGCAAGCTCTGCACGTACTGCCCAGCAGACTGCAGAAGAAGCTCTGGCCGCTGCCAAGGCAGCCCAGAAAGCCGCTGACGAAGCCAACGAGCGTGCCAAGCGTATGCTCGAGCGTGCCAGCCAGAAATAA
- a CDS encoding slipin family protein — protein sequence MIGDLIPYLAPTVVLLLILASAIKILPEYERGVVFFLGRFQGVKGPGLILVIPGIQQIVRVDLRVITLDVPSQDVISRDNVTVRVNAVLYFRVVDPERAIIRVEDFNSATSQLAQTTLRSVLGKHDLDEMLSERDKLNSDIQEIIDAQTEEWGIKVANVEIKHVDLNESMIRAIARQAEAERERRAKVIHAEGELQASKKLVEAADVMSTNSGSMQLRYLQTLADMSNTNSSTIVFPLPLELMTTFLKENKPFTPDKPEREKPDSGA from the coding sequence ATGATTGGCGATCTGATTCCCTATTTGGCACCCACGGTGGTGTTACTGCTGATTCTCGCTTCGGCCATCAAGATCCTGCCGGAGTATGAGCGGGGCGTGGTGTTCTTTCTCGGTCGGTTCCAGGGAGTGAAAGGCCCGGGGCTGATCCTTGTGATCCCCGGCATTCAGCAGATAGTGCGGGTGGACCTGCGGGTCATCACTCTGGACGTGCCCAGCCAGGATGTCATTTCCCGGGATAACGTGACGGTGCGAGTGAATGCCGTGCTTTACTTCCGCGTCGTGGATCCGGAGCGGGCCATTATCCGCGTGGAGGATTTCAACTCCGCCACCAGCCAGCTCGCCCAGACAACTCTCCGCTCGGTACTGGGTAAGCACGACCTGGATGAAATGCTGTCAGAGCGGGACAAGCTGAACTCCGATATCCAGGAAATCATCGATGCCCAGACGGAGGAGTGGGGCATCAAGGTGGCCAACGTGGAAATCAAGCATGTTGATCTTAACGAATCGATGATTCGTGCCATTGCCCGTCAGGCGGAGGCAGAGCGTGAGCGGCGTGCCAAGGTTATCCACGCCGAGGGCGAATTGCAGGCGTCCAAAAAGCTGGTGGAAGCGGCGGATGTCATGTCTACCAATTCCGGTTCCATGCAGTTGCGTTACCTTCAGACCCTGGCGGATATGAGCAACACCAACTCGTCCACGATCGTGTTCCCTCTGCCCTTGGAACTTATGACCACGTTCCTGAAGGAGAACAAGCCCTTTACGCCGGATAAACCCGAACGGGAAAAGCCCGATTCCGGGGCATAA
- a CDS encoding NfeD family protein: MQAHRPMRSQNPARLRAWALVCLTGVLLALASLAHQVFAQQKSSETALVLTVEGAIGPATMDYVTRGIRRAESEGAGLVIIEMDTPGGLMDSMRDIIKVILASDVPVATYVSPQGARAASAGTYILYGSHIAAMAPATNLGSATPVQMGGLPGSPEPESDPASEAPTSEEGSDAASDSSTDNERQAGDDEGKRRGGTAMERKVLEDAVSYIRGLAERHGRNADWAEEAVREAVNLGAEEALEKNVIDVVSPNLRDLLQQVDGRTVRMASGNRILNTANMEIVRSQPDWRTRLLSVITNPNVAYFLMIIGFYGIIFELANPGAVVPGVIGAISLILALFAFQVLSVNYAGLALILLGLAFIVGEAFVPSFGILGVGGIVAFVTGSIILMDGSHRDISLPTIGGTAVVAAGFILWTVTRFIGLRRRHPVSGAEQITHEEGVALDDFAGEHGHFRGHIRLSGERWNAISEGPVKEDDRVQVTAIEGLTVTVRVIPDNG; encoded by the coding sequence ATGCAGGCACACCGTCCCATGCGATCACAGAATCCCGCCCGCCTCCGGGCCTGGGCTCTGGTATGCCTGACAGGTGTGCTGCTAGCGCTGGCGTCCCTGGCCCATCAGGTTTTTGCCCAGCAGAAATCTTCCGAAACTGCTCTGGTACTCACGGTTGAGGGGGCTATCGGTCCCGCGACCATGGACTACGTTACCCGGGGCATCCGCCGCGCGGAATCCGAGGGTGCCGGTCTGGTGATTATCGAAATGGATACGCCTGGCGGCCTGATGGATTCCATGCGGGACATCATCAAGGTGATCCTGGCCTCCGACGTTCCTGTCGCAACCTATGTTTCCCCCCAGGGCGCCCGGGCTGCCAGCGCAGGCACCTACATTCTCTATGGCAGTCACATTGCCGCCATGGCGCCTGCCACCAACCTGGGTTCGGCCACGCCGGTCCAGATGGGTGGGCTGCCGGGTAGCCCTGAACCCGAGAGCGATCCGGCCTCCGAAGCCCCGACATCCGAGGAAGGGTCGGATGCCGCCTCCGACTCTTCAACCGACAATGAGCGTCAAGCAGGCGACGACGAAGGCAAACGGCGCGGCGGTACCGCCATGGAGCGAAAGGTTCTGGAGGACGCGGTCAGTTACATCCGCGGCCTGGCCGAACGCCATGGCCGCAATGCCGACTGGGCTGAAGAGGCCGTCCGTGAGGCTGTAAATCTCGGTGCCGAAGAGGCGCTGGAGAAGAACGTCATTGACGTGGTCTCCCCCAACCTCCGGGATCTGTTGCAGCAAGTGGATGGGCGCACCGTTCGCATGGCGTCAGGCAACAGGATCCTGAACACGGCCAATATGGAAATCGTCAGATCCCAGCCGGACTGGCGGACCCGCCTGTTATCAGTGATTACCAATCCGAACGTCGCCTACTTTCTTATGATCATCGGCTTCTACGGCATCATCTTCGAGCTGGCCAACCCCGGTGCCGTGGTGCCCGGCGTGATTGGCGCGATTTCGCTGATCCTTGCGCTATTCGCCTTCCAGGTCCTGTCGGTGAATTACGCCGGCCTGGCTCTCATTCTGCTCGGGTTGGCGTTCATCGTGGGCGAGGCTTTTGTGCCCAGTTTCGGGATACTGGGGGTTGGCGGGATTGTCGCCTTCGTGACCGGCTCGATCATATTGATGGACGGCAGTCACCGGGATATTTCCCTGCCGACCATTGGCGGCACGGCCGTCGTGGCTGCCGGTTTTATCCTGTGGACGGTGACACGGTTTATCGGGCTGCGCCGACGGCATCCGGTCAGTGGTGCTGAACAGATTACCCATGAGGAAGGCGTCGCACTGGACGACTTTGCCGGAGAGCATGGCCATTTTCGTGGCCACATCCGTCTGAGCGGTGAGCGTTGGAATGCCATCAGCGAAGGACCGGTCAAAGAAGATGACCGAGTTCAGGTGACAGCAATCGAAGGTTTGACGGTAACGGTCAGGGTTATTCCGGACAACGGCTGA
- a CDS encoding L,D-transpeptidase family protein, whose protein sequence is MWFRFLTVFSLAQFLVFPTAVFAEAPDAASDPESLEEPDRSPRVPTFPVQGDLAGELGVFETRYEDTFAGIGNRLAMGYLELVKANPGVDPWLPGDGTTITLPRQYVLPDARREGIVINLAEYRLYYFTDEGVQVYPVGVGTAENPSPLTDAEVTMPLESPAWYPPASIRAEYEASGDYLPRMIPPGPGNPLGTHALLLSEKGYLIHGTNKKFGVGMPVSHGCFRMYNEDISRFVYQVEKGTPVQVVHDAVKIGFSDGEVWLEVHRPHEDYPREDRERLWQQVFAEVEAFRSRHPDVEVKRGAIELAVDQADGLPTMIGERVTRMAADKTVEDKSPESAKEPEQRLYF, encoded by the coding sequence ATGTGGTTCAGATTTTTAACGGTTTTTTCTCTGGCACAGTTTCTGGTGTTCCCGACCGCCGTGTTTGCGGAGGCTCCGGATGCTGCCAGCGACCCGGAATCCCTCGAGGAGCCGGATCGAAGCCCTCGCGTGCCCACATTCCCGGTCCAGGGGGATCTGGCCGGAGAGCTCGGTGTTTTTGAGACCCGTTATGAGGACACCTTTGCCGGCATTGGTAACCGCTTGGCCATGGGGTACCTGGAGCTGGTCAAGGCCAATCCTGGCGTGGACCCCTGGCTACCCGGCGACGGCACCACCATCACCCTGCCGCGCCAGTACGTGTTGCCGGACGCCCGGCGGGAAGGCATCGTTATCAATCTTGCCGAGTACCGCCTGTATTACTTCACCGATGAGGGTGTTCAGGTGTACCCCGTGGGCGTTGGCACGGCAGAGAATCCGTCGCCTCTGACCGATGCCGAGGTCACCATGCCACTTGAGTCCCCGGCCTGGTACCCGCCTGCGAGCATTCGGGCAGAGTACGAGGCGTCCGGAGACTATCTGCCCAGGATGATTCCGCCCGGCCCCGGCAACCCGCTTGGCACCCACGCCCTGCTCCTGAGTGAAAAAGGCTATCTGATCCACGGTACCAACAAGAAATTTGGCGTAGGCATGCCGGTCAGCCACGGGTGTTTCCGGATGTACAACGAGGATATCTCGCGGTTCGTTTACCAGGTCGAGAAGGGCACGCCGGTCCAGGTTGTGCACGACGCCGTCAAGATCGGTTTTTCAGATGGCGAGGTCTGGTTGGAAGTCCACCGTCCACATGAGGACTACCCCCGTGAAGATCGAGAGCGCTTGTGGCAGCAAGTGTTCGCTGAAGTTGAAGCCTTCCGGAGCCGTCATCCGGACGTTGAGGTCAAACGCGGTGCCATTGAACTGGCCGTCGACCAGGCGGATGGCCTGCCGACCATGATTGGTGAGCGGGTGACCCGGATGGCCGCAGACAAGACCGTGGAAGATAAGTCGCCGGAATCGGCCAAGGAGCCGGAGCAGCGGCTATACTTCTGA
- a CDS encoding TMEM165/GDT1 family protein, with amino-acid sequence MDAFLASTVAVAIAEIGDKTQLLSLFLVARYATRLPIILGIFVATVLNHALSAWLGAWVASFIPEAWLPWILAGSFVAIALWLLVPDKDDSDDSKFLGMGAFMATTIMFFLAEIGDKTQVATVVLAARFTETFWVILGTTVGMLLANIPVIMAGRWLMERLPLATARIGASVLFVALAVVTVWATYMNS; translated from the coding sequence ATGGACGCTTTTCTCGCCTCAACGGTTGCTGTTGCCATAGCGGAAATTGGTGACAAGACTCAGTTGCTCTCGCTTTTCCTGGTTGCCCGATACGCCACCCGCCTGCCTATTATTCTCGGCATTTTTGTCGCAACGGTTCTCAATCACGCCTTATCTGCCTGGCTCGGTGCCTGGGTCGCTTCCTTCATTCCGGAAGCCTGGCTGCCGTGGATTCTGGCCGGCAGTTTTGTTGCGATCGCGCTCTGGTTGCTGGTACCGGACAAGGACGACAGCGATGACTCAAAGTTCCTGGGCATGGGGGCGTTCATGGCCACCACCATCATGTTCTTTCTGGCGGAGATCGGCGACAAGACGCAGGTTGCGACCGTCGTTCTCGCTGCCAGGTTCACCGAGACTTTCTGGGTTATTCTGGGCACCACGGTGGGTATGCTGCTGGCCAATATACCGGTTATCATGGCAGGACGCTGGCTGATGGAGAGGTTGCCCCTCGCCACAGCGCGGATTGGTGCAAGTGTTTTATTTGTGGCGCTTGCCGTCGTAACAGTATGGGCGACCTATATGAACTCCTGA
- a CDS encoding DHA2 family efflux MFS transporter permease subunit: MADNSVAGLKARYGDRWRWLAVATVMIGTMATVLSATVVNVALHDIMVEFGIRQGQVHWLATGFIAAMTTTMLASSWLLDHFGVRKTLAVAMFLFTLISLAGGFAETPGQLIAARIGQGAMAGLMQPMGMYLVFRIFPRDRRGQAMGIYGMGVILAPALGPVMGGFLVDQLDWRYVMFAPAPVTLLGVFMAWRFLPLPVSRPAPYRFDLPGLVLLGFTIALSLDALNRLQQAAGQKSWILIEGLLALGGLLLFILRERQTAHPLVNIALLRKPVFVFACLGAMALGLALFGSTYLIPLFVQTALGFSATEAGLLMLPAGIVLGMTFPLAGRMADRHSARGLVVFGIGAFALSAVLFALSDLELAFGWLVLWTVLGRIGIGFMLPALSTGALNPLEPQELGAGSSTLNFMRQLGGAFGVNLVALTIEFGEHTSGMPTINAFHSAWWLVAAFVAVAAIPVWRMRV, translated from the coding sequence TTGGCTGATAACTCAGTTGCGGGCCTGAAAGCCCGCTACGGGGATCGCTGGCGCTGGCTGGCAGTGGCCACGGTGATGATAGGCACCATGGCCACCGTGCTCAGCGCCACCGTGGTGAACGTGGCGTTGCACGATATCATGGTGGAGTTCGGTATTCGCCAGGGCCAAGTTCACTGGCTGGCAACGGGCTTTATCGCCGCCATGACCACCACTATGCTGGCCTCCTCCTGGCTGCTGGATCACTTCGGGGTTCGCAAGACCCTTGCCGTAGCCATGTTTCTCTTTACCCTGATTTCCCTTGCCGGCGGTTTTGCCGAGACGCCGGGGCAGCTTATCGCCGCCCGGATCGGCCAGGGAGCCATGGCCGGCCTGATGCAGCCCATGGGCATGTATCTGGTGTTCCGGATTTTTCCCCGCGATCGCCGCGGCCAGGCCATGGGTATCTATGGTATGGGGGTGATTCTGGCCCCGGCCCTCGGTCCGGTGATGGGAGGCTTTCTGGTTGATCAGCTGGACTGGCGCTACGTGATGTTTGCACCGGCTCCGGTCACGTTGCTGGGTGTTTTCATGGCCTGGCGCTTCCTGCCCTTGCCGGTGTCCCGGCCAGCCCCCTATCGCTTTGACCTCCCCGGCCTTGTATTGCTCGGGTTTACCATCGCCCTGTCGCTCGATGCTCTGAACCGGTTGCAACAGGCGGCAGGCCAGAAGAGCTGGATCTTGATCGAAGGGCTACTGGCCCTCGGCGGGCTGCTGCTATTCATACTGCGTGAGCGACAAACTGCCCATCCTCTGGTGAACATTGCCCTGCTGCGCAAGCCGGTCTTTGTTTTCGCCTGCCTGGGTGCCATGGCACTGGGGCTGGCGCTGTTCGGATCCACCTACCTCATTCCATTGTTCGTACAGACAGCTCTGGGCTTCAGCGCAACGGAGGCAGGTTTGCTGATGCTGCCTGCGGGTATTGTCCTGGGTATGACGTTTCCGTTGGCCGGCCGCATGGCCGACAGGCACAGTGCCCGGGGTTTGGTGGTGTTCGGTATTGGTGCATTTGCCCTGTCCGCCGTGCTGTTCGCGCTGTCCGATCTCGAGCTCGCCTTTGGCTGGCTGGTGCTCTGGACAGTGCTGGGCCGCATCGGTATCGGTTTCATGCTCCCGGCCCTCTCGACCGGCGCCCTGAATCCGCTGGAGCCACAGGAGCTGGGGGCCGGCTCGAGCACGCTCAACTTCATGCGCCAGCTCGGCGGCGCCTTTGGCGTTAACCTGGTGGCACTGACCATTGAATTTGGCGAGCACACCTCCGGGATGCCCACGATCAACGCGTTCCACTCGGCCTGGTGGCTGGTAGCGGCATTCGTAGCGGTTGCGGCGATCCCGGTGTGGCGAATGCGGGTCTAG
- a CDS encoding MarR family transcriptional regulator, producing MRDQFPFAVARVTRRWRKMLDERLKDLGVTQARWSTMVYLEKGGEGLTQRELASLMAIENPTLVRLLDSLEQQNLIERRPCPNDRRARRLHLTNAGRAFMDDLSERAEVLREEMLEGISDKEIECTVKVFHKILENAEKQK from the coding sequence ATGAGAGACCAGTTTCCTTTTGCGGTAGCGCGGGTTACCCGGCGCTGGAGAAAAATGCTCGATGAGCGCCTGAAGGATCTGGGCGTCACCCAGGCGCGCTGGAGCACCATGGTATATCTGGAAAAAGGCGGTGAAGGCCTTACCCAGCGTGAGCTGGCAAGCCTGATGGCGATCGAGAATCCGACCCTGGTGCGACTGCTGGACAGTCTCGAGCAACAGAATTTGATTGAGCGCCGGCCCTGCCCGAATGATCGCCGTGCGCGGCGGCTGCATCTGACCAACGCCGGCCGGGCGTTTATGGATGACCTTTCCGAGCGAGCCGAGGTGCTGCGCGAGGAAATGCTGGAAGGCATCAGCGACAAAGAGATCGAGTGCACCGTAAAGGTGTTCCACAAGATCCTGGAAAACGCCGAAAAGCAGAAATAA